The following nucleotide sequence is from Trifolium pratense cultivar HEN17-A07 linkage group LG2, ARS_RC_1.1, whole genome shotgun sequence.
AGAAGACGACGAGGCGTTATCGACTTGGTTCATCTGTTTCAGATGGAGTTATAATTAAAGATGGGAAGTTTGAGTGCCAGTTCTGTCATAAAGTGTTTCTGGAAAAGCGTCGCTACAATAGTCACGTTGGGATACATGTTAGGAATTATTTGAGGAAAGCTGAAGACTTGCCGGATCAGCCTAATGTCTCGAGAGCAGAAGAGTCTCCAGTCACAGATGAGATGCCTTCAAAGATCTCTAAGATGGATGCCCTCATCGAAATTGCTCAAAACTCTATTGTGGAGGATTCTGTCATGGAACCAAGTTCCTCTAAACTGAATACGATTCATGCTTCAGAAATTGCGGCTGGCGACTTAGATGAAGACATAAATGTTGAGTCTCTGGTCAGTGAACAGCAAATGGAAGAGAGCTTGATTGGCCCAAATGTAGTTCACGATTTAAATCGGCAAGTTAGTCCTCGTTTACCCATGGGTGGAACAATAGAGAAAATTGACAACGATAACCGAGTTATTAATGCAAAGATTTCTAGTTTTCTAGATAACACAAGCTTGTTAtctgtaaataataaaaatgttgaTGCACCTGATACTTCTAAAGGAAAAGGTGGTGCGGTGCTGACTGTTGACGGATTTGATCATTCTGGGATTGATCTGCAAGGAATTTCTCAAATCCCGTTGCTTCCTTCATTTGGGAATCACATGACACCTGGATATGAGAAGAGTGAAAATTCTGGTTGCACTAATACTAAGGGGGATCTTAAACTTGACGAAAACAATAGTAATAAGAGTGACTTGAAAATTGGTTTAGATGGCTGCAAGGATGTACCCGGTGTTGCTAATGTTCAAGTGACAGCAATGCCAACTTCTAAAGAAAATGTGATCCAATCTATGGTTTCTAACCCCTCTGTATCCCCAGAACAATCCATGGATTCTTTTTCTGCATTCAGCTCAGACAAGGTATAATGTATAACTTATCCTTGCCATTATTGTCAGGGTTTCATATATGTTGTTGCAAAGTAGAGAGAATGCTCCTATAAGTATTATATCGGGTCATGTTAGAAAGTGGTTAATTTGAAGCCCTTTATGCATGTATTGTAGTCTACCCGTGCTTACTTCCATCTATGTTATATTCAGGTTTTATTTTGTATTGATCTGTTGCTGTAAGTTTTCATTATTTACAATGCCTTTGGTGAACCAGGGATTAAAGCTCTCCCTCTTGAATGTTCTTTTCATTTCATATATCTTACAATgggaaaaaataatttctttatttgGGCTTGCTTGTTTTTGGCGAGATGAAGAAATTATCAATCTAGCCCCTTTATTTATACTGAGATTAAGAATGCTTGCATGGTATCTTACTTGCTCTTGCTCATCGGCCTTGCACATTTCTCCTACTCTTAGATTAGGTGTCTTAGAGACTTGAGCGGTGCTAGTTGCTAGGTTATGACCATGTTAGAGTTCAAgagaaatagaaatagaaattgtCCATTTGAATCAATTTGATGAAAAAGAGCATCACAGATGCTTATATACAGAGTATGATGGTGCACTATATGCAATCCTGTACTAACAGTACTATATGTCTAACACTAGTGTAGTAACAATTGGTAAGAAAGTAAGTTACTGATGTGTAACTTGTATATCCAGCTATGTGTCTAAGTCTCTTCCTTGTTGTTTTCATTACAAATCTTTTCTTCACTTAACAGACCATGTGCTTGCGTACTTTAAACAAACATGTCTAGTGCATTTCCTATTTgatctattatttatttcttcatTTGAACCATTGGTAAatgcaaattttcattattggAATCTAGCGTCACGGACATCAAATTCTATTATGCAGCAATTAGCTACTACCCACCCATGATACGCTGAACTGATTGACATTGCTGATCTAACATTGAatattattcttgttattcCTCATTGACAGGGGTTCCAGGAATTGAGGTTAGAAGATATTGGTTCTCTTGAGTATGATTTTGCAAGTGTTCAAGATGTGTCAGCTGAATTGGCAAATAACATAGTGGTGCAAGGGACATGTGCATCACAAGAAGTTATGTTAAATTTGGGTGCCAATAATCAGCTCACAACCACATGTGTATGGTGTGGAATAGAGTTTAACCACGATGCTGTTAATTCTGAAATACAATCAGATTCTGTTGGATTCATGTGTCCAGTTTGCAAGGCAAAAATATCTGGTCAAATCAATGTGTTGGACACTGGATCACCAAATGCTGGCCATCTTTAGACTGGTAATTGTTTATTCTCTAtaaattgatgataaaaatgGTTTTTGTTCTCTTATCAGCTAAGCcaactattatatattttgccTTCCTAACTGAAAGATGTCGTAGTCAGTAGTCACTACTTTGCTTAAAGTAGAGTGTATTATTATGAGATTTCAATATCTTAAAATATGCACTGTGTCTGAGTTGGCAACCTTTGATAAACTGAGTGTATTGTGGATCGAATTATTGTTTGTTTATATTAACAACTaaaaaatgtcttttttttttctttttccctttAAAATTTTGCAGCTGAATGATGTTAATGAAAATCAGTAGCAGGAGTTGATCTAGAAGAGAAAATCCAGCTTTCGAGGTTGATCATGCTCAGTTATGGTGCCTGCATAGATTTATCGTAGAATGGTCTCAATTAATTTGTCCTTAACTCGCTGTATGTTGTATTATCCCACTATCCTGTTTATTCGCAAGAGAACCAATATTATCATGTAGTGTTGTTTTATGAAGTCTGTATCACTGTTGTAATTGTCTTAGAGGTCTTTCAATTGAACTCCTTACATGGTTAGTGTGTAGTGAGTGTATCCCATAGCTACATCAAGTGAAAATATGAACAATGCAATGAATATTAGTGACAGTTTAAATAGCATATCCGTAGTGattgcaaaataaataaatagaggtTATTAATAACATGTACTATATGATATAGAAGGGCTTACTAATTATGTAATGTAAAATTTTAGAGTTCACACCACACATTGTAAGAACTTGTAAATGAATTTGATATTGGTAAGAGAGAGATTAGGAAAGATAATTAATTtagttaaaaagaaagaaaatttaaGTATTTATGTTAACAATAACAGTGATATActagttatttttattataataaattcACAGAATCCATATTTTGTGGCTCTTTTATTGACTGTACATGAATTTTTACTATTGAGTTTGTGAAGTCTCCATGTTTTTTGaaacaaagtaaataaaattattatatatttatgattgattttttttttattattgttttttataaacattgaaATTGTTCTAAACAGGTtatagatttttgtaaaaaacaATGGAGGATTAGAAATGTAGAATGATTTGATTTTGGTCTACTGATATAAGACTTTAAGTTTTCAATTTGAGCCTATTTATGATATCATGTCTTGGAATGAATCATTATCTTCTCACTCTAAATTTTTGTtataaacacaaataaaaggGTGAAAATTGGCTCCTTTTTTTTCCCCTTTCACACATTAGTTAATGTTTTGACTAATGTTCACAAGAATTTataattatgtaaaaaaataaaaaatttacaattaaattattatttaaaaaacatttgaatttggtagattattttttattaaaaaaccaCACGTGCATCAGTTTTGGCCTTTGGGGGCTGACATTAAACCAAAGTTAAGAGAAGAGCATCTGATTCTTGATTTTTTAATGCAGAATAATTGATAAAAGCATATCTTCTACACAAATGAGAGATGCCTCACCTAATAACAAAGTATTCTTCATTTCTTCTTATTCAATTAttatagtaaattaataaatcCCTTCTAGAACCAAAAAGAAAATCGCTTCTCATGTGAATTCAGCTTTTGTGTTTCCAGCCCAGCACCAGAATACAGAATTGCCACTGTGGTGCCTCACCACAAAAAAAGGTTACCATTATGCATCCTCCAATTGTGAGGGATTGGATTCCacatttgacattttttgttttaatacaAATATTAGTTTATGTAACGGTCCACAATTTTCAACTTATGAAATGAAATGCATCAACAAAGGTGAAAGTTGGCAATCcatcaaactaaaatgaattgCCATCAAATTAGTATATGTTTGTTTTCACATTTGAGTTGAAAACTTGtctatatatattctttttgcTTTGCTATAGTTGCATATATACTTATAATAATGGGTGATAGATTAAAAGCCAGAAAAAGCAAAAGCAGTTATTTCCCATTTACCAGAAATAGTACTGATGGTGCTTGCTTTGATCATCATAAGTTTCTTAGTTCAAAACATACTATGGAAAAAGAACTTGCCTGCATTCGTTGCAAACGAAAGtttgtagtaccaacaaaaatagGTACATATCGTTGCTGTGAGTGCCAAGGTGTTAGCAAATCGATTTCAGGTTATAAGCAATTAAGAGAAAATAGTTTAGGAGCCAAATTTTTCAACCAAGATCAACTACACAATGCTAGCACAAATGCAACAAGTTTTTCCTCACCCTTGTTGTCCACAACTCCAACTGGTAACAAGCGCGCGGTTCTTTGTGGAGTTAGTTACAGCAGAAGACGATACAGGCTCAAGGGAACCGTTAATGATGTTGTAAACATGAACTCTCTACTGGTTGAGAATTTTGCATTCCCAATTCAATCCATACGTGTCCTCACAGGTATCTGCTagaaacttaatatttatttgtttctttcatGCTGTATGTTTATTTTACATGACTAGAATATATCATAGAAGATAAAAATTAATGTGTCGATGTCAATTCTGTGTTATCAAGTTATTTTCCATCACATCTTCAACTTTTCATGTGTGCTAGAAACATGTTTTGATGAGATTGATACTATTTTGCCTgcgataaaaaagaaaagaaaagaggttgATACTATTTATGAAATCTGTAAATTGCAGAAGAACAGAAGGATCCAAATTTGATTCCAACAAGGAGGAATATAGTGGAATCTTTAAAGTGGCTGGTGAAGGATTGCCAATCAGGAGACTCGTTGGTATTCTACTTCTCCGGACATGGTATGCAACAACTGGCAGATGACAAAGAAGATGAAATTGATGGACTTGATGAAACTATTTGCCCTGTTGATTTTATTAGAGAAGGAATGATCACTGACAATGAAATCAATTCTACCATTGTTGAGCCACTCAAGAATGGTGTTAAACTTCATGCTATTATTGATGCTTGTCATAGTGGAACAACTCTTGATCTCATGCATGTTTATAAAAAGGACAAGTAAGTACATATGGGTTCaagggggagtatggtcgcaaggctgaaatcAAAGGACGTAGCTTGCATCATATGGTCTCTTTCCTATTCAATTCCAAATCTCACTTAGTCCTTGGAAAGATAACTAATTGATTTATCTCTTGTATGCATATATGCTTGCAGTGGCAATTGGAAATGGATGAATAATAATCCCCCCGGCACAGAACCTGTTACTAAACGTACAAATGGTGGAACAGCCATTTGCTTCAGTGCTTGTGAAGATAGTCAGTTGGCTGCTGATACAGCAGtaagaatagttttttttttatttttattttttttatttttttttatctgttttTTCAACGCAATAGACATACTTGTCCACTTCCTTCTTTTCTTGAGTTGTGACCAACCTGTGCAGGCTTTTGGAGGAAAAGAGATGAACGGTGTTATGACCTATCTTTTAGCAAAAATAATCAGAGAACATTCTGGGATTACATATGCCAGTTTGCTAGAAAAATTGCACGAGGATATTGCCAAGATTCAACGAAGCAAACACTTCAGCGGGTTCTTGAGACGTATTTTTCACCGTAGAATTGACCAGGTAGGCTTACATCATACTCTTTACACACTATTTCTTTtaaggagtatatatatatatatatatatatccactaTCATCTGTATTTCATACCCAAATATGCATCATTTATGACATAGGATAGAAAACGAGCTACATATGTTGTCTCTTTAAAGAAGCATCGATACCTTCATTTTGTTTTTCCTCACTAAATATCAGTATTTTATAACCAACTAATCCAAtactcaatatatatatatatatatatatatatatatatatatatatatatatatatatatatatatatatatatatatatatatatatatatatatatatatatatatatatatatagtggttCCTAATGTAGTAAATTCATGAAGTGTTTGGAATATTGCATTGCAGGACCCTCTTTTATCAGCATCGGAGAAATTTGATGTTCGTACGAGAATATTATTTTGAGCATGcacattgaaacaaaaaaagaaaaaacttaaattGGCATATGGCCACATTCTTAATGATGTGATCTACTCTGCAGCTCATTGAGCTAAAGCAGGAAAGTTATTATTGCATCAGCTATCAGCCATATattacatcagttattcaaagTTCTTGATCAGTCCATATCTTATCAAtgtaatttacttattaaacaCTGTATCTATTTACAACATACCATAACTTACATGAAGTTTATTCTAAATTCGTTTTGCGAGAGCTACACAACTAACTCTCATCTTCTGAGGAGTTTGATATCAATTCAAAGTTGGTTCGGTTGTAATGTGATACATAACATAACAGGCCCGGGAGGTTTATCCTGTTGGAAGAAAAAGAGTAGTGTCCAGTTGGTGagatttggttttaataaaacaaGGGAAGTAGTATATTGTATTCATGTATTGTATTGTGTTGTATTGTATTCTATTGTTTCATTTGTGTTTTCTAAACACTACCTGTTCCTAAATGTTGATGCAGATTAAGATATTTTGAACTCGTGTGGATGTTTGTCCCCCTAATATGtatatttatgatttatataGCTATCTATTTTGCATTGTTGAAGCTTGTGTTCTATTCTTGTGTGTTTCCTGCTAAAATAGATCAATTAATGTTATATGAGCTTTTCCagataaaaatatagaaaaccGTATAATAAATGTATACAGTGTCGATGCCTATATTTgtgtcaaaatatcatatttcatGAATTTATTAATGCATTATTGAAGTGTTGTAACTTGTAACTTTgtttatgatgatttttggcAATTGTGCTTCGATTCAAAGAGCAATCGAGATAAAGAGTCCTCTTGGGAATCTCCAAGTTGAAAACCCCCTTTTTAATCCTACAGAAACTGATCCAACCACTCTTTGCAATttcaacacacacacacacacacacatatatatatatatataccgaaaacataaaatttaaatttcgaaAAAAGAAGAAATCGAGAATATTGTATGATGACTAAAGTTCATCTACGCCATGTAACATTTTCATACTAGATTCCTCTCATTCTCATATCTCACCATATATTTAACTAATTAGGAATGAATTTAAGAACCAAATCAAAATTTCCACGGCATTCAATTTCAAGTTGCATACAAAGAATATAATcttcttaaaataaaacatgtatGTGGTTCTTCCTTCTCTATAACGCAAGAGAGAATCTAGAACAAGTTGCAGCATCTGGTTTTTTATGGTAAGTGATCAATTATCATGATTTAAAGACATATAAAAATCTTATCTTAGATGAAACAGAAAGATTCTCCTCCCCTTATTATCTTGGATCTGCCAAACAGATGCAATTTAAGCATGATTTAGGTTCAGCTCAGCTCAGTTTCACATTCACTAGACGTACCAGTTTCGGGGAGCTATAGAAACCAAAGATAATAGCATCTGGTTGTTGATGAGAAAACTTGTCTGAATTGCTATTAAATTAGTATGTTTGTTTTCACATTTGAGCACAACTCAAATCCAATGGTAAGTTTGAGTTGAAAACTTCTCTATAGATATTCATCTTCGGTGACTGCATATATACTTGGCCTGATCAAACAATGGGCGATAAATTAAAAGCCATAAAAAGCAAAGGCTATTATGTTCCGATTACCAGCAACAGAACCGATGGTGCTAGCTTAGAATTAGATCACCATAAGTTTCTTAGTTCAAATTATACTATGGAAAAAGAACTTGCTTGCAGTGATTGCAAACCAAAGtttgtagtaccaacaaaaacaACTATACCATTCCTGTGAGTGCCACTGCCAAGTTGTTTGCAAGTCAACTTCAGGTTATAAGCAATCAAGAGAAAACTGTTTTGGAGCGAGATTGTTCAACCAAACTCAACTACACACTGCTAGCGTAATTGCATCAGGCCATTCGTCGCCTTTGTCATCCACAATCAATAACAAACACGCGGTTCTCTGTGGAGTTACATACCGTTACAGCGGAAGACGATACAGGCTCAAGGGAACCGTTAATGATGTCATCAACATGAAACATCTACTGGTTGAGAAATTTGCATTCCCAATTCAATCCATACGTGTCCTCACAGGTATCTGTTTCCTATTCGATATAGAAACTTTTATTTTGATACAATTCTATTTTCAATGTTTAATCAATgcataacaaaattaaattgaaagatCATTCTGAACTATAATGTATTTACATGACTAGGATATGTCATCAAAAGATGAAAATTAAGTTGTCAATTTTGTGTTATCGAGTTATATTTCAtcattgtaagaaaaaaaaatatttcatcacattttCAAGTTTTCCTATTTGCCCTGTTGATTTTATGAGAGAAGGAGGGATCACTGAAAATGAAATCAACTCCACCATTGTTGTGCCACTCAAGAGAGGTGTTAAACTTCATGCCATTATTGACGCTTGTCATAGTGGAACAACTCTTGATCTCATGCATGTTTATAAAAAAGACAAGTAAGTACATTTatattcaatgttttttttataagcaaatgttAGTGGTTAATTTGTTAGGGAGGGGGCAAATTTAGTTAGCAGCAGTATGTATCAAATCCTGTACCTTCATAATACTCCTTCAGCGTCCCAATCCATACCACTGGACTATACCTTCACTGACATATATTTAATGCTTGATTTTCTTccatttgattttaaatttccTGTAATCTGCTGTCAATCTATTATCATATTCTTTCCATGGTATTGCTTTTAAggagtatatatatacaatatcGTTTGAATTTTATAGCCAATTATGCATCATATGTGATCTAGGAAAGGAAACGAGCTACATATGTGATGTCGCTTTGAAGAAGCATCGATACCTTCGTTTTGCAGGACCCTCTTTTATCACCATCAGGGAAATTCGACGTTAATATGCACATATCATTTTGAGCACACACATTGGAACAATACAAAAGCCTAAATTGACATATGGCCACTTGCTCCATGTGATGCATTTTGCAACACATTGTGCTAAAGCAAGAAAGTTTCAAGTTTGAACTAAAAAACCAAAAGCTTGCTAGGGACCCTCGGAAGCACTATCAGCCCACATATTATACAAAGTTCTTATGAATATAAGTTATTTATTACAACACATTGTATATATTTACAACATATCATACCTTACACGACGTTTATTGTAAATGCGTTTTGCAAGAGCTACAACTACCTGTTGTCTTTTGAGGAGTTTGATATCTTTTCGAAGTTATTTCGGTTCTGAGGTCCATCCTATTGGAATAAAAAGACTCAGTGTCCAGTTGGTGATTGTGTTGTATTGTCTAAACATTAGCTGTTCCTAAACATTGATGCAGATTAAGTCGTTTTGGACAATAAACTCTTCCTAAATACTGGCTTATCACTATGATTTGtatatttatgatttataaATATCTATCTAATTCACATTGTGGagattttttctatattcttgtTTGTTCTCTGCTAAGATAGATCAAATGGTACAAGAGTTTTTGCAGAGAATCTATATACAGACGAATTTATGATGCATTACTTAAATATTGTAACTTTGTCTGTGGTGATTTTGGCAACCGTGGTTTAATTCGATTTGAAGAGAAATCTAGATATGAGTTCTCTTGGGAACCTCAAAGTTTTAATCCTAAAGAAAACTATCCGACCGCTCcttgtaattaaaaaatcatttatgtGTATGTATCAAGAATGAACATGTTGTTCTTTAACGTCGTCAATTTGTTAATATGAGATCGAATgcatataatttaaatttggaAAGAAAATTTTATCATGAGAGGCTAAAATAAAACCTCATCCAATCAAATTAGTGATAAAGGTGTGTGGGAGGTTAAACAAGAAGAAATGAACAATATTATAAGGAAATAATCAAATCTCATATCCTACCAATTAATTAGgaaataatcaaatcaaattgaaaCAACATCAATTTCAAGTTGCATACAAAGAATATAGTCATCTTAAAATAAAGCATGTGGTTCTTCCTTTTCTATAAGGCAAGAGAGAATCAAGAACAGGTTGCAGCATCTGGTTCTTCAAGGTAAGTGATCAGAATTCATACATATGCAATCTTATCATTAGTTGAATAGAAAGATTCTCATTCTCTCATTCTCTTAGGTCTTCCAAACAGTCGCGATTTAACCATGATTTAGGTTCAGCTCAGATTTATATTCACCATATCAGGTTAGCATTTAGGTACATGAAAATTGGCATGAAAAACACCAAGTTGAATATCGTTTTTCAGCCCAACCAGGATAATATTAATACTACTGCTAAGTACACTAACACAAAACAAGAGCTGGTTAGCGAGGAATTGCAGTCTTTTACATCTGCTAATCCTGGTTTAAAGGACGATGGTGATGGCAAACACAATGACAAAACATTGATTAATAACCTACCTAGTAACCTTTCAGGAAATGGGAATGGATCAGTTTTCATTAGCGTCTACAACTATAATTTCAGCATGCATTATCCTCCTACTACCTATGGAACACCTGTCTTTTCCTATTATCCTCCATTGAGGTCTCCTTCTGCATTTGGTAACAAGAGGGCTGTGTTATTTGGAATCAGTTATGCTGACACGGCGGCTCCGAGGAAGCTTAAAGGTTCTGTGAACAAGGCTAAACTCATGAAACAATTTTTGATTGACAAGTTGGGATTTCCTAGCAATTCCATATACATGCTCACAGGTACTTTTTCTTCAACTATTATTTATGATAATACTGGTACTAgtacatatttatatatttaacacTTTTTATATTTGACCCGCAGATGATTCAGAGGAGAAAAACACAACCCCAACAAAAAGTAACATGCGAACGGCCATGAGGTGGTTAGTTGAGGGCAGCAAACCAGGGGACTCGTTGGTGTTTTACTTCTGTGGACATGGATCACG
It contains:
- the LOC123905437 gene encoding uncharacterized protein LOC123905437; this translates as MKEEEESTVKMEWLTSIDSTTLSHSELQTLSLSSLSSFDLKSTRQIVTPKIDPSTFNHSAGSHRQTYSRSHRRCRAPPLLPTPVLPSDHRIIIDYLKQFIREDPKFDQVELLQPVVVPSISPPVVFSGEVRKRKRGRKPKMKVHLDECYRGMEIVNKNGVAVDLNVLSMVEHPFAAEIARRTEGLSKEEELLEFLSDLVGQWGSRRRKRRIVDAADFGDVLPLGWKLLLSLKRKDGRAWIYCRRYISPSGQQFVSCKEVSSYLQSRFGHSDLQLQISHRSESILQEQRVTTENSTGVAHEEQDQRQIVATNSDVSGLSVSNERLKEMSLLEMENLADVQIHDLFECHKCNMTFGEKDAYLEHLLSIHQKTTRRYRLGSSVSDGVIIKDGKFECQFCHKVFLEKRRYNSHVGIHVRNYLRKAEDLPDQPNVSRAEESPVTDEMPSKISKMDALIEIAQNSIVEDSVMEPSSSKLNTIHASEIAAGDLDEDINVESLVSEQQMEESLIGPNVVHDLNRQVSPRLPMGGTIEKIDNDNRVINAKISSFLDNTSLLSVNNKNVDAPDTSKGKGGAVLTVDGFDHSGIDLQGISQIPLLPSFGNHMTPGYEKSENSGCTNTKGDLKLDENNSNKSDLKIGLDGCKDVPGVANVQVTAMPTSKENVIQSMVSNPSVSPEQSMDSFSAFSSDKGFQELRLEDIGSLEYDFASVQDVSAELANNIVVQGTCASQEVMLNLGANNQLTTTCVWCGIEFNHDAVNSEIQSDSVGFMCPVCKAKISGQINVLDTGSPNAGHL
- the LOC123905439 gene encoding metacaspase-3-like, whose protein sequence is MGDRLKARKSKSSYFPFTRNSTDGACFDHHKFLSSKHTMEKELACIRCKRKFVVPTKIGTYRCCECQGVSKSISGYKQLRENSLGAKFFNQDQLHNASTNATSFSSPLLSTTPTGNKRAVLCGVSYSRRRYRLKGTVNDVVNMNSLLVENFAFPIQSIRVLTEEQKDPNLIPTRRNIVESLKWLVKDCQSGDSLVFYFSGHGMQQLADDKEDEIDGLDETICPVDFIREGMITDNEINSTIVEPLKNGVKLHAIIDACHSGTTLDLMHVYKKDNGNWKWMNNNPPGTEPVTKRTNGGTAICFSACEDSQLAADTAAFGGKEMNGVMTYLLAKIIREHSGITYASLLEKLHEDIAKIQRSKHFSGFLRRIFHRRIDQDPLLSASEKFDVRTRILF